One Cololabis saira isolate AMF1-May2022 chromosome 12, fColSai1.1, whole genome shotgun sequence DNA window includes the following coding sequences:
- the LOC133457323 gene encoding chymotrypsin-C-like, whose product MMKFVVLALFVAGAYGCGQPAFSPVVNRVVGGEDVRAHSWPWQISLQYNREGEWRHTCGGTLVAQQWVLTAAHCISKGRQYRVALGKHNLVDTDAGQVFMGTSNIIVHEKWSPVFIRNDIALMKLESPVEFSNTIMAACLPTAGFLLPHNNPCYITGWGRLSTGGPIADNLQQALLPVVDHANCTKPDWWGFMVSDKMLCAGGDGVMSGCQGDSGGPLNCQNADGAWEVHGVVSWGLGFSCNYPKKPTVFTQVSTYADWISATMAAN is encoded by the exons ATGATGAAGTTTGTGGTGCTCGCTCTGTTTGTTGCTGGGG CCTACGGCTGCGGCCAGCCCGCCTTCTCACCCGTGGTGAACCGAGTGGTCGGAGGCGAGGATGTCAGGGCTCACAGCTGGCCCTGGCAG ATTTCTCTGCAGTACAACAGGGAGGGAGAGTGGAGACACACATGTGGAGGTACTTTGGTCGCCCAGCAGTGGGTGCTCACTGCTGCTCACTGTATCAG CAAAGGCAGGCAGTACCGCGTGGCCCTGGGGAAGCACAACCTGGTAGATACGGACGCGGGCCAAGTGTTCATGGGCACCTCCAACATCATTGTTCACGAGAAGTGGAGCCCTGTGTTTATTCG TAATGACATTGCTCTGATGAAACTGGAGTCCCCTGTGGAGTTCTCTAACACCATCATGGCTGCTTGTCTTCCCACCGCCGGCTTCCTCCTCCCCCATAATAACCCCTGCTATATCACCGGGTGGGGTCGCCTGTCCA CTGGTGGGCCCATCGCTGACAACCTGCAGCAGGCTCTGCTGCCTGTGGTGGACCACGCCAACTGCACCAAACCTGACTGGTGGGGCTTCATGGTGTCGGACAAAATGCTCTGCGCAGGCGGAGATGGAGTTATGTCCGGTTGCCAG GGAGACTCCGGCGGTCCTCTGAACTGTCAGAACGCTGATGGAGCGTGGGAGGTTCATGGAGTCGTCAGCTGGGGTCTTGGATTCAGCTGCAACTACCCCAAGAAGCCCACCGTCTTCACCCAAGTCAGCACCTACGCAGACTGGATCAGCGCC ACAATGGCAGCCAACTAA
- the tmem51a gene encoding transmembrane protein 51a isoform X2, translating into MRSSVDGSPCPLGSGGSNSNNSNNASSSENRENSGSQYALCALGVGLIALGVVMIVWSVVPADASFNGSSSGGAGGSGAIDGKRNKASSVAFVLAGSGVAMLLLSLCLGMRNKQREQLRLQEAHNQREEAAREQQDRQTAEEQAQQYAVPTYEEAVGSGQYPVRQSNLRPSVSQLPSYDDLVQVDSVQYESEGPEVTTTVSQPAPAAGATTAAVSTSSHRPGKNNRKLLPIKIRRIKSEKLPMKNIRNPQPAPPISIEPLTPPPQYEDKLPPL; encoded by the exons ATGCGTTCCAGTGTGGATGGATCGCCCTGTCCTCTCGGGAGCGGAGGAAGCAACAGCAACAACAGTAACAACGCCAGCAGCAGTGAAAACAGAGAAAACTCGGGTTCCCAGTACGCGCTGTGCGCTTTGGGAGTGGGTCTCATCGCCCTCGGCGTGGTGATGATTGTGTGGAGTGTGGTGCCCGCAGACGCGTCTTttaacggcagcagcagcggcggtgCGGGGGGAAGTGGTGCAATCGATGGAAAGAGGAATAAAGCGTCTTCTGTGGCCTTTGTGCTGGCGGGCTCCGGGgtggccatgctgctgctgtccTTGTGTCTGGGAATGAGGAACAAGCAGCGGGAGCAGCTGAGGCTCCAGGAGGCCCACAACCAGAGAGAAGAGGCAGCAAGAGAGCAACAGGACAGACAAAC TGCTGAGGAGCAGGCCCAGCAATACGCCGTCCCCACCTATGAAGAAGCAGTAGGCAGCGGCCAGTACCCTGTACGTCAGAGCAACCTCCGGCCGAGCGTCTCCCAGCTGCCATCCTACGACGACCTGGTCCAAGTGGACAGCGTGCAGTATGAGAGTGAGGGACCGGAGGTCACGACCACCGTATCACAGCCTGCCCCGGCTGCTGGCGCCACCACTGCCGCGGTTTCAACGTCATCTCACAGACCTGGGAAAAATAACCGCAAACTCCTCCCTATTAAGATCCGCAGGATTAAGTCGGAGAAGCTGCCCATGAAAAACATTAGAAACCCTCAGCCGGCACCTCCGATTAGCATTGAACCTCTTACTCCACCCCCTCAGTATGAGGATAAACTGCCTCCGCTTTAA
- the LOC133457324 gene encoding chymotrypsin-like elastase family member 2A encodes MKFVILALFVAGAYGCGLPTFPPTVTRVVGGEDVRPHSWPWQASLQYKSGNNFYHTCGATLISNQWVLTAAHCIGSRTYRVLLGKHNLKQSEDGAIAMTPGKIIVHEAWDSYRIRNDIALIKLETPVKLSNSIMAACLPNSDEILSHGAPCYVTGWGRLWTGGPIADILQQALLPVVDHTNCSRYDWWGSLVTTKMICAGGDGDLASCNGDSGGPLNCQNPDGSWDVHGVVSFGSSMGCNYPKKPSVFTRVSAYMSWINEVMTKN; translated from the exons ATGAAGTTTGTGATCTTGGCTTTGTTTGTTGCTGGCG CCTACGGGTGCGGTCTTCCCACCTTCCCCCCCACCGTCACCAGAGTGGTGGGTGGAGAAGATGTCAGGCCTCACAGCTGGCCCTGGCAG GCATCTCTGCAGTACAAGAGTGGGAACAACTTCTATCACACTTGTGGTGCCACTCTGATCTCCAACCAGTGGGTGCTCACCGCTGCTCACTGCATCGG AAGTCGCACTTACAGAGTCTTACTGGGAAAACACAACCTGAAGCAGAGTGAGGATGGTGCCATCGCCATGACCCCCGGCAAGATCATTGTCCACGAGGCCTGGGACTCCTACAGGATCCG TAATGACATTGCCCTGATCAAGCTGGAAACTCCAGTCAAGCTTTCAAACAGCATCATGGCTGCCTGTCTGCCCAACTCCGACGAAATCCTGTCTCACGGAGCTCCCTGCTACGTCACCGGCTGGGGTCGTCTCTGGA CTGGAGGTCCCATCGCTGACATCCTGCAGCAGGCCCTCCTCCCTGTGGTTGACCACACCAACTGCAGCAGGTACGACTGGTGGGGCAGCCTGGTCACCACCAAAATGATCTGTGCCGGAGGAGACGGAGACCTGGCCAGCTGCAAC GGAGACTCTGGCGGTCCTCTGAACTGTCAGAACCCCGATGGTTCTTGGGACGTCCATGGAGTGGTGAGCTTTGGCTCAAGCATGGGTTGCAACTACCCCAAGAAGCCCTCTGTCTTCACCAGAGTCAGCGCCTACATGAGCTGGATCAACGAG gtCATGACCAAAAACTAA
- the tmem51a gene encoding transmembrane protein 51a isoform X1, giving the protein MRSSVDGSPCPLGSGGSNSNNSNNASSSENRENSGSQYALCALGVGLIALGVVMIVWSVVPADASFNGSSSGGAGGSGAIDGKRNKASSVAFVLAGSGVAMLLLSLCLGMRNKQREQLRLQEAHNQREEAAREQQDRQTSAEEQAQQYAVPTYEEAVGSGQYPVRQSNLRPSVSQLPSYDDLVQVDSVQYESEGPEVTTTVSQPAPAAGATTAAVSTSSHRPGKNNRKLLPIKIRRIKSEKLPMKNIRNPQPAPPISIEPLTPPPQYEDKLPPL; this is encoded by the exons ATGCGTTCCAGTGTGGATGGATCGCCCTGTCCTCTCGGGAGCGGAGGAAGCAACAGCAACAACAGTAACAACGCCAGCAGCAGTGAAAACAGAGAAAACTCGGGTTCCCAGTACGCGCTGTGCGCTTTGGGAGTGGGTCTCATCGCCCTCGGCGTGGTGATGATTGTGTGGAGTGTGGTGCCCGCAGACGCGTCTTttaacggcagcagcagcggcggtgCGGGGGGAAGTGGTGCAATCGATGGAAAGAGGAATAAAGCGTCTTCTGTGGCCTTTGTGCTGGCGGGCTCCGGGgtggccatgctgctgctgtccTTGTGTCTGGGAATGAGGAACAAGCAGCGGGAGCAGCTGAGGCTCCAGGAGGCCCACAACCAGAGAGAAGAGGCAGCAAGAGAGCAACAGGACAGACAAAC CAGTGCTGAGGAGCAGGCCCAGCAATACGCCGTCCCCACCTATGAAGAAGCAGTAGGCAGCGGCCAGTACCCTGTACGTCAGAGCAACCTCCGGCCGAGCGTCTCCCAGCTGCCATCCTACGACGACCTGGTCCAAGTGGACAGCGTGCAGTATGAGAGTGAGGGACCGGAGGTCACGACCACCGTATCACAGCCTGCCCCGGCTGCTGGCGCCACCACTGCCGCGGTTTCAACGTCATCTCACAGACCTGGGAAAAATAACCGCAAACTCCTCCCTATTAAGATCCGCAGGATTAAGTCGGAGAAGCTGCCCATGAAAAACATTAGAAACCCTCAGCCGGCACCTCCGATTAGCATTGAACCTCTTACTCCACCCCCTCAGTATGAGGATAAACTGCCTCCGCTTTAA